The Lates calcarifer isolate ASB-BC8 unplaced genomic scaffold, TLL_Latcal_v3 _unitig_4092_quiver_2974, whole genome shotgun sequence sequence TGTCAAGATTTTGGAAAATTAAGCACGCCGAATTCGTCATTAGCAGTTTATGTATATTGTGCACCATTGGGTGAACTGACAGCTATCACTGAAacactttgatactgaagaaaacttaaaattgTAGTGAGTGTCAGGCAAGTTCCAGAGCAATGGGGAGCGCcttttttctatgatttcttAGAACGTAACGTAATAAACGTAAATTTGCGATGAACTTCAGAATAATGATATACCCGAAAGAGTAAATCGTATTGAATCCAACAACAAGTGTATTAGGTCTGTTGGGATTTAACTGAGCTAAGACTTCGCTTTTTGACAGAAAGTACTGCAGTCTGGCGCTTGAGGTTCTTGAAGAAGTCGACTGCTGCAGCTTCAACTGTTGACCTGTTCAACTCACACTGTAGCTAATTATTACCTCACCATGCAGATTAAACCCCTGGAATATAAACGTAAACCACTTCGATGATATAACAAGCAGCCAGAATAATAACAACCCCTCCAGGTCCATTTTTATCCGACCGATTCAAGAAAAAGTAGCCCCACTGGGCGGAAAACTACCAAACCTGGCAACACCATTGTCGGGCTATGTCATAGTCCGCAACGTCTGGGCGCAGTGTTACTTAGCAACGGCAGTGATTGCTGTTTGATAACGGTTAGATATGTACTCAAGAAATTTTAGCTACTCCAGGTAGTACAGTGGAAATAATACACAATACATCGTAAAAGACTACATAATAATACATGACAACTAGTTTCTTTTGCGAGTCGCTACTTTTGTCAACAGCAGTGCACCATTTAACGGGTTATGACACGTGAAAGTGAATTTTGAATCcagaataaatgtgaaaaagaaTCAAACAGTATGATGCTACAGCACCATCAAAGAAATCCGTGTACAATTTGTTGTGTCTATGTCTGTGACAGTTTGAAAACTAGAGCTAAATAAGtaatttcagtttcacattcaTGTAATAGGCCTACATAATCAGATTTTAAGCAACTTGGCACTGTGTTAGTGCCAATTATTGCTTGTGAATTTGATTACCtgatttaagtgtgtgtgtgtgtgtgtgtgtgtgtctcaatcCCTCTGTTTTAGGTGCTTTATAGCAAAGTGATTTTACCTGATGACATCTAAATCAAAGACCCAGTTGACACCCCTGCCATGGACAGAGATCCTTGCGTATTGGGTGCTGTCCTTTGGCTCACATCTCTATTCTTTCTACCAATTGCACAGGTTCTCAAAACGTAAGCTTGATGGACAGATATCAAATGTTGGTTTGGTGAACTGAGAAGAGACATTAAAGAATAATGAAGTTAATTCCTGTTTTGTATGTCAGAGCATGAAGCAGGATTAGAGAGAGAATTCCAGTTGGAAAAGGGTCTTCTTGAGGGTTATAAAAGGGTAAGTAGAATATTTAAATTGCTGATTAAAAGCCTAGTCTGAACAAACATTATGTTGTCAAGTTTGTTTTAAGTCCATAGTGCCCCTAATTTAAACTATTTTGTGTCACAGAAAAAAGCTAATTTCAGTTAagtttcaatttcagtttttaatgccTTTATCTATTTGGTTGATACATAAAAATTAGGGCCTTAACACACCATTAAGCTCCTCTTTTCCCCAGGTCTCAGATGTGTTTTAAACTTAATCGTTTTTGTTAGGACCCATCAGACTTTGAGTGGAGTTTCTGGACTGAATGGGCTAAGAAGTCTTTGCTGTGGACCCTGACTGGTCATGGCATCATATCGAGACTGACCAGCATCTTTTATCCCAAGGTAGGAAGCAGCTGCTACAGTGCTCTTAAAGGGATTCTAGAGCTATATTTCAATCCAACTCGTTTCATGTTTCTCCAACAGCTCAGGGTGCCAGTACTCACGATCTATGGCCTCTTAGCAGCCAGCAGCGTGTTGGGGGTTaaaggtgtgagtgtgtgctggtACATCTGGGCCTGTCCTTTTCAGTGGCCCAGCTGAGAAAAACCACTTTATCATGGGCATgtaacctgctgctgctctccacaCTTCACATCCAGCCACTTCAAGAGATCCAGGTGGGTGGTTTATCAACTGGATTACACTAGAGCTGGCTATAAAATCTTGGCTAGGATAGCTAGTTTTTCTTCAGCATCTGTAGGTGTGCATTCAGTATGTGAATGTGGCTCTAAAACAGAAAtcatgcaaaaaaacaaatcgCTTTCACTGCATCAGCAGTAAAACTCCACAAATTGCTCTAACAACTCTTATATTTCTACTCTGATAAAATTGTTAAACCAAACGCAAACACTTCCTTACAAAGCCACCAATCTCATTTGTTGAAGATCTgcatctctcacacactcagtcaGCCCTAAAACAACACTTAACTTTAAACTATAAAGAAACTAGACTTACCTGTAGCTGcacacacaatatacacatGTAAAAAGTCCATTAATCTCCCACAAAACTCCAAAAGTTGTGAAAGGCAAGTCCTTGTCTCAATCTCCAGGCAGAACAGAAAACTGTGTACTAAGGGTACTGCACAGGTGATTGTTCTCCTCACCAGATTGGCTGTTCCTTAACAAGCTAATCGAGCTAATTGACTGCAGCCACTACTTGTACCATTCAGAGGAagtgtctgtgtctttaatgGCATCGTACAAATTTACAGTTTCTTTAATGTTGTGGTACTGAAAGTGAATTTTTAGAATTGCAGTTAAATCAGATTTTACCTTTTGAttatcacaaaatgtaatatctgcaacaaacacaagagGGCGCAAGATACTAAAGGAATGTTAAAGCCTGCTCAGCTCCATAATTCTATATCTGTAAAAGCTGAGTGAATTTATTGAAAACATACACATCAAGCAGGTTATTTCTAGTATTTCCTGAGGTTTGGGAAGAGCTCAGTATCTTCTTACGAGAATGTGGAAATGGGAGAGGCAGTGGGAGACATGCTAGTAGTCCTCATTCTCAAAGCGACAATGAAAGAATAACCACAGAATGGTGAGATTTAACTAAATTGCCTTTTATTCAATACACCACAATGAACGCAATGAATTAAAGACCAAAAAGATAtttaaatgatgtaaataatatgaataatatgaTTTCAGGGTTAGTCATTATGGAAACTGGCTCTTAGTATTTCACTACTTTTAGCATAGTCAAATCTATCCACTAAAAACACCCTTTAACTGCACAGTATTTGACATATAAAGCATGGTTAGAGCATGGAAACTATGCTCCAGTCACAGTTGTTAGAAATTTGAATTCAGAAAGTGAAACAGACCTGACAGACTTGTGCATGCTTCTAAAAAATTTCCCTCCCCTTCTCAGCCCCCCTTCACAAGTGCAATTGCATACAATTGACTGATGTGTTCAAGCACAACTCTGAAAGCGATTACATTCCCAATGCTGTTAAGCAGACCTCATTAAATGTTGTCTTAAGCATATTTTTGTTAGTATCTTAAGCAGTCTTATGTCCAAAATATTCTATAATCTGCTTACTAGGTaaagtgtgattttaaaaacatatctaAATTTAGTGTCAAACTGTCACTATTTATATAAGGATTCCCctgaaatgtgttaaaaataattGGCCTTCCCACTGCATTTCAGAGAAGCTGGtatgagacagaggaggagtaCTATCTGCTGCTCTTCAGTGTTGCTGTCTGCGGTCTGCGCTTTATCAGCTTCAGCCTGGAGCACTGCTGGTGCCCTCCAGACCGTGGTGGAGTTGTGCCGCTCTGTTGGTTGTTTTCGTACACCTTTTATCATCCCTTTTTCTACAATGGACCCATTATCACATACAAAGACTACATTGAGCAGGTAAGAGAGCCATCAAAGGCAACTACTGAGGTAATCTGATTACTGCTCCTAAGTACGGGTGTATCTCAggtcagctttttaaaaacatagcAGATAACACATCAGTGGTGGGCTATTTACCAGCAGACAGTAACTTGAAGTTAACAGTAACTAGTTCCTACATATTCATACAGTATGCGTTTGCTCTTTTATTACAATCCTGGTTTTTCTTCCTTCCACTTGCAGATGCGGAGGCCTGTCGAGGA is a genomic window containing:
- the LOC108896245 gene encoding LOW QUALITY PROTEIN: protein-cysteine N-palmitoyltransferase HHAT-like (The sequence of the model RefSeq protein was modified relative to this genomic sequence to represent the inferred CDS: inserted 1 base in 1 codon) yields the protein MTSKSKTQLTPLPWTEILAYWVLSFGSHLYSFYQLHRFSKQHEAGLEREFQLEKGLLEGYKRDPSDFEWSFWTEWAKKSLLWTLTGHGIISRLTSIFYPKLRVPVLTIYGLLAASSVLGVKGVSVXLVHLGLSFSVAQLRKTTLSWACNLLLLSTLHIQPLQEIQRSWYETEEEYYLLLFSVAVCGLRFISFSLEHCWCPPDRGGVVPLCWLFSYTFYHPFFYNGPIITYKDYIEQMRRPVEESDRDGSALSYLVLRSGRILLWWCIAEYMIHVMYMHSIQSNETYLQILPPWALGGLALALVQFFYVKYLVLFGLPSMLATLDKLDPPKLPSCVSIMYSFTGMWRHFDEGLYRWLIRYVYVPLGGSRHGPLYKILSTGLAFGFVCHWHGGHDYLQYWALMNWAGVLVENGLKSLFASSFIHSIVVSWKSKHSLVFPLI